The nucleotide sequence AGAGTCTCTTTCGACAAAATTGTAACATTTTTCAGTGCAGAGGAAAAAGATTAATGCATGTCTGGGAACAAGTTATTCACTGTGGACACTTCTGTTACAGGTAAGAATTACACATTAGTTTGCCATAATTCCATATTTTACCCAGTGCTGATAAATTTTCTACCATAGCAATGTTATTCTGTGGTATGTCTTCCTGTTTCTGttttatacattcataatgtaTTCATATGCAGGCATGCAGGTACAACTTTCCTTGTCCACTAAATACAGCTGTACAGGATCATTCGGACCAAACAGGAACAGGAAAAGCATCTGCCTTGTTCGAGTTGCAGCATCATTGTCTTGATATCATGAGAATGAGGCCACATTCCATTTTCCTTGCAGCACTTAAAATCCAGTTGCACACAGAAGTTTCACCTTTGATGCTACAAACGGGCATTGGACTTTTCGAAGGACGGAGGATGGATACCATCACACTATGGGGTTGTGTTCAAGAACACCACATGTAGCTGCCTTTGCTCTCcattcaaaaacatcacatgcGACTGCCTCGGCTCTCCACATAAACATCAATGTCGAGAATGCCATGAAGAATCCATGcagattttaatatttttcagCTGGGAATACAGGTAAGGACCACTGGCTCTTCATTTTGCACCTTTTACTTTTGCATAGGCTTCAGAATAAGTACTCCGTACTGTGCCATACCTTTTTTTGGCACCCTTTTTTTCTGGTCAACATGTAATGGCCTATTTGGAATAAATGAATCCACAGAAAAATTTACAGAGAACAATATAAAACTCCGTTATTCTTACCCATTTACATCTCTTCATCCAAATGGGCCTTAAGGATCATTCATGATAACAAAGCATCATCAGTTTTAGAATAAAAGTAACTTCATGTAGGACAGATTGTGTTTTGACATTTGGATAACTGTTTGGCACGTGTACTTAAAGGCTGACTGACGACATGCTATAATATTGCAATACACAGTGAGGCAAGGAATATACTCGACATCCAAAAATCTTGTTGGAATAAAGGTACAGTCTTCAGATCAGATGAGCATCTCCACCAGGGCACTGCATGGCTGCAACCAGAAAAGCTGAAAGATTAACTTTGAATTGTTGAAAGCTCTTGCATGTCAGTCACAAAAGGGGGGAAAAGGCACCAAGGAATTTCCCCGCACTGCAAACAACCTACACCCAGCTTCTGTGGATGAACTCGTGCCATGCCAGTATGCCACCGTCCCTGCTGCCTCAGGCCCCTCTAGATTGTTCGTGGACCAGCTGGAAACTGTGCTAAAGCTGATCTGATCTCCAGGTGAGAGCTGAATCTATTCTGATGGGGAGCAATCTTATCATTTTGACAGCATGCATCTGAAGGTGCTAGTGGATAAGTGGAAGCTTACTGAATACTCTTTTCTgtaagttctttttttcttttttagcagCAAATGCTATGGCGTGCTTTCGATGAGCTTACagattttaacttttctatTGATTCACTTGTTTCACTGGTTTCTCAGGCAAAATTGACCAGTGATGAATCTCTTATAACAGGTGATACATGACAAGCTTCGTTGCTGCAGAAGAATGCAGGGTCAGGTGACCTGGAAAGATTGATGAGAAGAATTTGAGAATCTTGTACAGCAAATTGGATGGAGATAAGGTGAATGGCTGCGGTCCACTTCAAAGGTGAACTGGGACCAGCCGTGCATACAGAAACAACGTCTCTCATTTGTCCCGGTGCCTGCATAAACAATGTGAGCGTGAACGTCAAAGTGAAGCTCAACACAGTTCTTCTGATACTCTCTCTTGTTGGTCCATATTATAAGGTGTTCTGTTTTTCATAAGTCAAACTTCTCCAACATTGAtcaagtttatgaaaaaaacaCATCAATCTACAACATTAGATTAGTTTATTAAATCCACCTTAAAAAGGTTTTGATAGTGTATTGGACGTATGTATTATACTACCTatgttttagattataagacgttttaactttggtcaaagttaaattgttttaagtttgactaagtttgtagaaaaaaataataacatttttaacccaagataaatttattatgaaaatatattcacttattaatttaataaaactaatttggtattataaatattactatatttgtctataaacttagtcaaacttaaaatagtttgactttaaccaaagtctgaaacggagggagtagatattaatgtatttttttttgtataaaCACCTTACAGTACAGGATGGATAGAATACATTTGTTCTTATTGATGGATTGATTATTCGTTCCATGGATGTGTGAATTGGGTCCAGTTAGTTTGCAGTTCTAATTAGATGGCAAAGATAGAAGCATAAAGTGGCCCAAACCCAATTTTCAGACAGCACCATGGGCGGCTCGACTGGCCCAACGAGTAGAGTAATCtgggttaaaaaaaaaacaacttttaaaACCAGTTTATAAATTCCAATTGCATATTgagagccttttttttttacacaatATACTCTTGAGAGCATGATTGGAACCTTGGATAATCCATTTGGTCTTCGTTCCCTAATCTGTACGCTAATCATGCAATTAAGAGAGAGACTCAAAGCGAATGTGCTATCATTCGGAGACATGGCCACTAACTAAAGGCCGTTTGCCGTTACTAAACTACTACTAATGCAAGTACATATCCAGATATCCTTCTGGTACACCAGCACACGCATCATCTGAACATAATAATTTGATAATGACCatcttatatatattttaaaataaggcAATGGTGATAGGTACACCCAAACCGTACCAGCTCCCTCGCAAAATCCACCTGCCTGCACTGCACCAATATGCCTAAGCTGGAAAGCCACATGAACAAACGGAACAAACAATGACCCATTCCTGCTGTGCCGCCGCGGCGAAGCAAGCTAGAAAAGCCGGCGAAACGGCCAAGCAAAACTAGTGCCGCGTCTGGTGCACTCACGCCGTGTTTAGTctaaaataattcttcaaacttccaacttttccaacacatcaaaactttcttatacacacaaacttttaactttttcgtcacatcgttccaatttcaaccaaatttttaattttggtgtgaactaaacatagcctcaGTTATCAAAACAACTACGTTCCTGTAGGTCCCTGTCACTCGGATGGacattaatttagagtattaaatatagaccacttacaaaactaattacataaatgagagctaattcgtgtgacatttttttaaacctaattaatccataattagcacatgtttactgtagcatcacgtagactaatcatggattaattatgctcaatAGATTATcccgcgaattagtccagggctatggaatgggttttgtcaatagtctacgtttaatacttctaattagtgtccaaatatctaatgtgacagggactaaaaatttttaagtcccatccaaacagcccctaagtgCACAGTCTATTTTACATGGTAAAAATTTATGACGGTCCATTACAATTTTGTAGTAGCTTGAATAGTAAATGTGTTAGTTTGGTTTGatgccaaatttggtaatacctATATTCAAAATGGTACAATTCTAAAACTTTGTTCACCATAATATAAATTTTAGCTCTCAAACTTATCCACTTTCAAAACTACTCTACCATAACATTGGATTTTACCACTATCAATATTTTAGTACGATACTAAACCAAACAAGTTATTTGCCTCATGTTCAAGCCATTGTCTATGTTGCCCGAGGTCTGAGTTCCTCAGGATgtgtaaaagaaaaacataaactAAAAAGAAGGGAGAGGTAGGGAGTGTTTGAGATATGAGAAAGGGAAAGATTAAgtagatacgtaaaacgagataaGTTATCAGCGTATAAttattaagtactccctccgttccaaaatatagtaacctaGGATCGGATGAGATGTATTCCAGTAATACGAATCTAGATAGGGGGCATGTCCAGATATGTAGTACTAGGACACAtcacatccggtactaggttgctatattctgagacggagagagtattaattattctaaatttaaattgtggttaagatgatttttttaaaacatactccctccgtccaaaaaaagacaaaccctgggtttccgtgtccaacgtttgactgtccgtcttatatgaaatttttttataatcaatatttttattgttgttagatgataaaacataattaatactttatgcgtgacttgtttttttaatttttttttatattttttttaaataagacggttAAACATTTAACATGAAATCGGTCGTAGCAGT is from Oryza sativa Japonica Group chromosome 9, ASM3414082v1 and encodes:
- the LOC4347557 gene encoding uncharacterized protein yields the protein MNSSRWPWSFKRVCLSDILGMSQMRGSGVLHVCTTEVQRKKINACLGTSYSLWTLLLQACRYNFPCPLNTAVQDHSDQTGTGKASALFELQHHCLDIMRMRPHSIFLAALKIQLHTEVSPLMLQTGIGLFEGRRMDTITLWGCVQEHHM